tcccacagtccaaacacatgcaggttcATTAGAGACTCCAACTTGCCGTAATGGTAAATGTGATtgtgaatggttatttgtctctgtgtcagcACTGTAatggactggtgacctgtccaggcagtaccctgcctctcacccaaaGTCTGCTGGGGTGGGCTCCTGCCCCCGCAGATAAACAGTACGgctaatgaatgaataaaatgcTGTAAAATTCGGTGGAAATCTGTTGTCAGCTATGTGGCACTTAATGACTGAAAAACAGTGCAGTGGTCActtctgtgtgaatgtgatgaaaATTGGCTTCAGGTCCAAACAAATTCTGAACACTATAACATTGTTTCCAGCTGGGTTTATTTCAGGTTTGTTACAGGCCAATTTCTTCAGATAGCAAAAAAATATTATCAGATTATAGCAGTGATCCAAAAATAATGCTTTTTCTGAGTTAGAACTACATCACAACAGTAAACCTTGTGTCAGCAGTGACATGacagtaaacaaacagatacagacagTGTATCATTATAATTCTATCGCTCTGTTGGAGTTTTCAGTCTTTCAAGGCCACAGGGCAACTCTAAGACGAAAAGTCCCACTTCTGTCCCCTGAAGGTGGTTCATGCAGTTACACTTAAAGTTATCGTTTGCAGaaattgaacataaaaaaatcctagtgatgttttcactagtgtgtttcattgAAATTGCGAATTGTTGtctaccctagaatgagccctttatatttgcATCAGTAGCAGGtcctctacggaggccgccatgttttgtttttatagtagcccaaactggacaaaccaaacccttttgagtttttatgacaactggaggttaccacaggttctctttcatgtttggaaaggggagggtgaggtgaggggcattcagctgcaacatgcaccttcaccactagatgtcactagatcctacacactgaacctttgataaaaacaaagtgagacATGATTCAAGAGGAGATAAGATTCTTAGAACCTCAACAGCATTATGTAAATGTGCATTTGTTAAGTTTGGCCTGATGGCTGTGCTAGAGAACAAATCAGGTTTCaggaaaaatataaatcctAATCTAGAGCAAATGTCAAGGGAATGTGATGACTGTTAAGCTATCAGGTTATTAACATGCACAGTGGTTTCTGATTATATTCTGGGCTTCACATTTATATTGAATACATGTCACATTGTCATTCATAAACCATAAATATTCATGTGTGCTTATAACCAACTGATTCTTacaaaacaacatatatatCCATGTCCCAATAACAGTCAAGGAGAAATTCCTGTTCCCGTACATTCACAGGGTCTCTCCTAGAAATAATTCTTAGGGCTGTACCAAGTGGTAAACACAAAAGCGAAAGAAGTAGGTGTCCAATCTATCAAAGTTGTAACATAAGTTGGGATTTTTTGTGAAACTGACACATCATTACTGCTGAGTGTGACTAAGCAGTTACTGTGAAGAATGCAGACTGTTGAGTGCAGCTTCACTCAGTCGGAGTCTGGCCTTCATTGAAGCGATCTTCTCCTCCTGTACCAGCTCATCAAAGTCACACTCCCTCACCAGCGAGGTGGCGCCCAGAGACTCCCTCCCTGTGCAGCTTTGGTTGCTGTTGTGTGTCACTGCACCACGTTCCATGTGCACATCACCGACCCCCTCATCTTTTTGACTGGTGCGCTCGGCTTCATCACTGGCCAGGTCCTGCATCTCACAGTTACCACTGTCCTCATTGGCCCCCACCTCCTGGCCCCCCTCAGGATGAAACCAGGCTGGCtctggggctgctgctgcttcctctgctgcctGCTGTCCTGCAGCATCTTTGTGACTGTGGCCATCCACTTGCTGCCCGCTGTCAGCGGACTGTCGGACAGAGCGAGCAGCCTTGGATGAGGGCACATTCTTATTTGTGGTGTGCATCTTCCTGGGCCTTTTGTCATTGTGCAGCTCCTGGAGGACAAAATAAGGTAGTATCACATAAGACTTTTGGAAAATGGTAAACAGAAAATTCTGTCCACAGACTTACAACAAGTACATCCTAattttctttactttgaaaatataGCAtctacagtaaaataaattcaACTCCAGTCAAGGTTGATACATTTCATCACAATAATTTTGgtattctattgcctttttatatttctttattctcttgtctacctcattaTGACAtacctgctgctgtaacatctgaatttccctggtgtgtggatcaataaagctGTATCTTTTCTTAACTTAAATCAGCACCACTGAGGCacattactccgctggtcaacaagtgattctggtcctctgatgttttctaatcatcacacttaAAACTGATCtatataaaaacctgctgaattcatatttatgttcctggataaacggggcttCGCTTCTTTTGCAACAATGAACTTAAAACACTGTCCTGCGTCATAATCTGCGAGAAGAAacctctgtctgcaggagtgtgtttgGATTAAAAAGCAGTGTTAAACACcagaaagacacagacgaagagagtttgtggtgataacagccgacgccggtgttgatgtgctgtaaacaaaaacaaatgatctccacagcagaatgttacatcctgcctctgtctgatGCATCACCCCTAacctgaatcctgtggaggatctgttgctgttgtgaacgcatgTGAGCAGAGAACCCCCCACTGCGTTGTGCAtgagtgaaaggaaaactgcgGAGAAAGTCTGACCCCAATTCTCCGGAGATCATTcgcaggacatgtctgaaaactgagTGAGTCTTGATTCACTTCCAATGCTAAAGCTACGTCCACTCCACACCAAacaagttttagttttaaactgttttaaaattaGTCCTACACCTCTCCTGAGTCTTCAAACCCATAAAACAGACTTTTGGAAACGTTGACACACTCACATTGTCTTTCTGATTGAGCATTACCAACACTTGGTGTAACTAACAATTTATCTGCGTTGTTGCTGCGAGAAAACAAATCGATGTTCCTACTTTTCATCATCACGGTTATTCCTTCCTAGCAGTATTTATGCAACCAAGCGACCAACTGCAGAGTGTataatctgcttcctgttaacCCGAACATGCAGAGTGTATGTGAAATATCATATCATGTGTTTTCTGGTGTGTTAGttcaaaaaaaaggaaatagttTGGTTTTTGAAATGAGAATgcatttgtgtgaatgtaaagcTATACATGTCAAATGAATTGTCATGTTTTCCCATGCTGTGACTTCACCAACTGAAATGTCAAGTTACCTTCTTCTGGCTTTTAGATGACAATGAGTGAGTAGAGGGAGTGTCTTGTCGACTCTTGCTTGGATTGTTCTTACTGATGCACAGGTAAATGCATCCATGGTAGATGACAATAGCAGGGAAGCCAGTCTGTGGTGGTGAGTCCCGGGGACACAAGGGGGTGGGAGACTTGCATGTTTTCCCTTGGTTCATATCCTTCAGCATGTTGCAAATGGCACGGTTGGTAGAGGAAATAGGCATTTTGAAAGGACCCATAAGAGGCCGGAACCTTCTGCCCAGCAGTGAGGACACATTTTCTAGTGCATCCTTTCCTGTGTTGGACGGTAGTTTCTGCCCCTTCCTCCGTAAGACTGCTGGACTAATCCATATTGCCAGTTTCTTGGAGTCTTTAGAGTCATGCAGGGGGAGGCCCATTCTTTTGAGCAATACGGCTGGTAAACTACACAGACGGATGGTTTTTGCGTCAGCCTCCTCTGGGATGAAGATTTCAAGTCTGTTGAGGGAATCCATGCTCTGTGTATTTCCCTGtgtaaacacaaaacacactgacttTTATTATAGAGCCGGAATGAGTTCCCCTTCACTTCCTGCCTGCTAAATATTGAAGTTTAGAAATGGGGTTGGGCTTAATTTGCATATGATAATGTATGGaatgaaacacaatgaaatcgggttaaagtttaaacatcaatttgtttgaaatgacaccacaatatcaacaccgATCACCACATTATGATCGACACTTTtgttaaatgagtaaaatctttcttcatagctgctcGTATTCACATGCATATCTGTGATCACTATGATGTGGCATACGCACGTTTCAGGtcccgttttgtgcgtacgcaacggtgaTAAATgaggggtctcatttatcaccgttgcgtacgcacaaaacggggcctgaaacgtgtGTACGTCACTTAACcctcacgcaaacgttgggatttataaaaacaaacttgaggGAAAATTAGagtatttccacgcaaactctgacccatgcgtacgaacgttttggagacgggaaagtggcgacgcagacgtgaggtggtgaactgaagcagattattgatccacttcatcatttacattaaaaccaacagcttagtTGTGCTCGCGCAACATATCTGTTCCATacaaaccttttaattaaaaaatatataaaacaacttacagcaaattacgtttaGATTCCATTTAACAGCAGAGTTAcggagccgagtcattaataggttttaataatatcttctaacactgtgcgtgtattaaatcgctgcagtgaacgggactgtgccatcaggcgcacagagcgcacaggagatcacttacaagaaatgaagaaacatttcagcagcagcagagtatcaatgtattttctttattagtgacatcactgctgtcccataaaatcgctcttcacctccacctcactaacaaacacttcgatgtcagtgtcagaaagtttcgcttcctcttctcatcgcttgatgccgtgactctgtcatgactcgccgtggaaacccattggtcagcagcatcatttaatattcatgacgtgctttgcattgatcatttatggttgaaagggGGCGTGTGGAGGGCGGCGTATaaggcagatccacgtacgaacgtttccaggtggactgtgatttataaagcgaacattgcgttcaggtgtgcgtgcgcacggttttataaatgggaattttcttttgcgtacgccatttccggcttttgtgcgcacgCACACTTTCAGTATGAATCCCAATCCCTGATCTTACTGCGcgtgtcgctctgagcgagcgagtgagtgggTGCGGGTATGGGTATATGGAGCGGGTCATTCTGCGCATGAATTAACGCGTTAATTCAACAAATTAATCATCCCGCGTTAACGTGTTcattttgacagccctaatatatatatatatatatatatatatatatatatatatatatatatatatatatatatacatatactgaCACATCCCAGTGGCGTAGCTGAAAAGGATCGTAACAGTATAACTTGGACTAGTTTAAACATGTTCGCTGGTCATAAAGCGCAGGTTTTTGGCGGAAGGATATGTCTCTGTCCTGAATGAGGCAGCCATTTCACCACAGCTCCGAGCTGAAGGTGTTTAAATACTGTTGTTCACAATAATGTTGCTCTTACCTTCTTCATTCAATCCgacttttctgtttctgtttcttgtttcggtttcttcttcttcttcttcttcttcttcttcttcaatgGCGGGTGGCAAACAACTTACAGGCGAATTGCCGCCACCTTCTGGAAAGTGTGGATCAGAAGAGTTGATGAATGTGACTGGAATAAATAATTTTCCTTATTTCTCGTGTTTTCTAAAACCTTTTAAATATTACTTTGTTACCttaattattcttattattttctgtgctttttaaacactttttgaaTGTGCTTGAAAATCAGTGCTTACAATTGCATTACCACGACCTACTGGACTGGAGTGTGGATAAGATTGAatagaaatgcaatttaaaGTCAGAGTGTTTTGCTTTCCTTGGTGACTAAACAGGTGATTCCTCATATGAGTGTATTGTGTGCTCCTCAGTTTTTGGCTGGTGCTTACCTGTTTCATGTAACGTTGAATCCTGTTCCgccttttctcattttcttccttttgtttacagcactaCCACCGACACGTTTCTGTGTTGCTGTCTTTTTACAATGGTATTATCTTCCACCTACTGTACTGGAGCTTGAACAGTTAACTGGCTGGAAAACATATCACTGTTACTCTAGTAATTAATTAGAAGACTACCATACACTTCATGATGTCTTTCCCAGCAGATCCTCCACAGTATTGTTGTCCTTTTCCAACCCTTTAGTGCTGATACCTGTTGCAATCTGTCAGTACATGTTTAATTGTTTCTGGTTTATCACAGTATGTTCAGAATCCAGGGTTGGATGTAAACCTGTATGTCCTGTTCTCAGCCAGGTAATAACCAACTCTTTCTTACGGCTCCCGCTCCAGGTTCTACCAACGCCCTCACCTTTTAAATACTGTTAGAGAGTTTTCACCAAATATTTCTGCCATGTTTTACTCATCTGATCCTTTATGACCATTTCAACCTGTGCTTTACTTAcagtattttaataatttttcaGCTGATGTGCCTTCTCATTTTTTCTCTTTAGCTTTTAACAATGACATTTTAGTTGAGTGAGTGGcttcttattttaaattaattgatCAGATTTTActgtacttttacattttttaaaaagataacaGAACAAATCCGGCAGGTATTCGTGAATGGATAAATGTCCACTGTCCCCATTTCAACCACAGGCATCCCACAAGGCTatgtcctctcctccctgctttTTATTATGTGTACCGACCACAGCAGGACGTCTCACGAAGGAAGCTACAGTATCTTGTCAAGTTCTCCGATGAACCCTCTTCTACAGGGCCAAACCTCTGACCATGGCTGTGCCTTATCTACCTTCGTCAAATGGTGCGATCACTATAGATTTCAGGAGGTGCAGTGTCAAATCAAAAGCCAGCAGAAGAGGTCGAGACATATAACTAGCTACCTTGGAAAAGTGTTTGACCCACAACTTAAATTTGATGTAATCACTCATTACATTGTCAAGCGGGGAAGCTAAACTCTTTTGCTGTTTGTATCGATTGCTTTTACCATTTGTAATGGGATGTATGTGGAAgacaaataaaagattaaatcaTAAAGTTAAGGTCTGCTCTAAGATCATTGGAGTCAAGCAAAAAGACCGGTGCTCCCTCTGGCTTGTAAGAGATCAAATGACCATATATGCAACAGTGGCATGGAGGACCGGGCCAGTCATCCAAACCAGGATGGTAACTTTCATTATATTAATCATGTGTGGAAACCAGTTTCTCCTGTTATGATTATAAAATTGAATGCAAGTTAAGTTGGTGCCATCTTGTGTTACTAAATGCTTAAAGTTGTTGATTTGTGTGCTGGTCATTGGCATGTTAATGTCTGATTGTGGCTACTAATGGGGTTACTACACTTTCTTTTATCCCCTTAATGAGCAGGAACCCAAAGGAAGCAGAGATCCAACCCTCTTCTGTAGTCTACATAACACATGAGCCATTTCTTCAACATTCTCCACAACAATTTACTTTCTTTGAGCCACTGTTATGCTGGCAGTAGTATGAGTAGATCAGCTGCTTCCCCACAGTGGGGGATCAGCATCTGTGGGCCCAGACTCCAGTTCTTCTGCAACATCTGTAAATATGAACATCTCATGTCAGCATTTTGTATTATGATCTACTTTGGTGCCATTGTAGGTTTCTCTGTAAACATTTGCTGCGGTCCTGTGTCTGTGGACGGCATAATGACTTACTGAGAAAGAGCAAGTCATAAAGAGCTATTGCTGAGAATGGGACACTGGGgttgtttataataataaactttatttgtaaagcacctttcaaaacaagtGAACCACATCACCATTCTCAGGCTGTGTTGCTAAAAacataagccattttcagacataaagGAAGTCCAGATAATTGCGTGCAAACTTTCTAAGAAGTTTGCctgtcacacatgaacaacacagcacgagattctccactcaggcGTGTTAACATGTAAGGCgccgctttttcatcctgatataatagttttctttttttcatttgttttcctgtggaggatctcctgctgtgttcccacatcatctcctctggactttctgcagacttcatACTAGGGGGCAGAAGGTGCATCTATAACAAGTGAGAAAGTAACTCTAGCCTAGACTTGTATATTGTCATATATATTGTCATTTCTGCTGCCTGCAGCAACACGTCTCTTTTCAACCTGTGAATTTATTTGCATAAGTGACCTCATAAAATCTCAATTCTGCTTAAAGTATATCTGAACCTGACATTACTACAAATCTTtacttaatattaatatataaaatatgaatctgttAACACATTTCTAGCAACTAATTACCATAACTTTCCAATATATTTTAGCATAGGGTCTGCCTCCACTGAGCCACATCTTATATTTGTTGGTCAAAAGCCACACATAATAAAAATGCACTTGTCTGCCATTTATGCAGATAAGCATCCTGCTAGAGTTTGCTAACTTCATTCGTTTCCGAGACATTTTACCGCTGCCAACAAGCGGCATGCATGTGTATCACGTGATACTGGTGACGTGAAGTTCATGCAGCCTGTGCAGCCGTACTAGTTTTACttgttttggggattttaagaacatattttattttaaacaaaatggGCAAAAACCGAGAATTCAAACCTTCACTTCAGAGGTTTTTAAGAGCTTCTAAATGCAAAGCACCATCTTTGAAAAACCAGGAACATGATTCCaagttgaaaacattttgtttaacaAATGAATACTTGTTTTAGTGACACAGGTCACTCATAGGTGAGGATGGTTTGTCCTCTCAGAGCCTGTGATGGAGGTAGGAGTCATTGTGGTTTGGATGAAAGGAGgcttttgtttcacttttgtgCCACTGACACATTCAACATGTTCTTTCGATACAACCTGCAAAGCAAAAGACAGTGGCGTCATCTTcacaatatgtatttttctatttgtgaTGATAATGCTGCCATTTTTCATGTAGTCCTGCTGAATATTATcacatctcctgctgcttctgtcaCATTTTAGATGATTGTGTGCATTTTGATATAGATCACTGAATGAActtgaatgaaataaaacactaataTGCAGCAGATGTCTCCTCACATTTCTGACATAAcctgaaattttttttttgcatgagcGCTGTTTTTCGTTGCCGAGATAcataaacaagacaaaatgaCCCAAGAGGAGAACACAGTGTGAATGCTGGAACCTCTGTTCCAATAGTCACTGTGTCCACcgcggcgtgtgtgtgtgtgtgtgtgtgtgtgtggaggagcagcagcggtggcttaTAGGAAGCAGTGCACAAAGTGTGTCACAGAGTAAATGTGCTTTGAATCaatgttaaattgttaaatatGATGGTTCACaactgtttctcctctctcccttcttttccacccacctcttctctctcctcaatTTTTCTCTGCACACCCCAACCAGTCGAGGAAGATGGTCGACCACAATaagtctggttctagaggtttcttccagttaaggagggagttttttctctccataaTGGTTAGTGTTGCTCCTTGTGcgaactgttgggtttctctttaatttttaaggtctcgaccttactatttaaatgtcttgaaataatgtatgttgtgatttggagctatacaaaacacattttattgactCAAAACAGGGGTAGAAAAGCACATgtttctaaaccaacaactgcCAATTAAAACTCAAGACTCTGACTGGATGGTGAGTGTGGAATAACATTTAGTAACTGACAACTATGAACCAGATGTGTGTTAGCAAATAGAAATCAATGTATTTGGGCGCCCGCGCAACTACGGCTGTTTTCAGACTCCTGTCTCTGGAGgattgggtccagactttgtCAGGAGTTTGCGTTTGACACATACACTGTGTGCACAATTATTAGGCAAGTGAGTATTTTGACCATATCATCATTTTTATGCATATTTTCCAACTCCAAGCTCTATAAACTTGAATGCCTATTGGATTTGAGCATATCAGgtgatgtgtatttgtgtaatgaGGGAGGGTGTGGCCTAAGGAGATCAACACCCTATATCAAGGACTGACTCTGAAAAGTCAAAAATTGTAAAAAGTCTTTCAGAGGGATGCAGCACTGATTGCAGCGTGATCACAGAACcatcaaatgttttgttgcAAATAGTCAACAGGGTCGCAAGAAACGTGTTGAGAAAAAGACGCAAATTAACTGCCAAAGATTTGAGAAGAATCAAACGTGAAGCTACCAGGAACCCATTATCCTCCAGTGCTGTCATATTCCAGAACTGCAACATACCTGGAGTGCCCAGAAGTACAAGGTGCTCAGTGCTCAGAGACATGGCCAAGGTCAGGAAGGCTGAAACCCGACCACCACTGAACAAGACACATAAGATGAAACGTCAAGACTGGGCCAAGAAATATCTGAAGAGAGatttttcaaaggttttatgGACTGATGAGATGAGTGACTCTTGACGGACCAGATGGATGGGCCCGTGGCTGGATCAGTAACGGGCACAGAGCTCCACTTCGACTCAGACGCCAGCAAGGTGGAGGTGGGGTACTGGTATGGGCTGGTATTATTAAAGATGAGCTAGTTGGACCTTTTCGGGTTGAAGATGGACTCAAAATCAATTTCCAAACCTACTGCCAGTTTTTAGAAGACACTTTCTTCAAGCAGTGGTACAGGAAAAAGTCTGCATCTTTCAAGAAGACCATGATTTTTATGCAGGATAATGCTCCATCGTATGCATCAAAGTACTCCACTGCGTGGCTAGCCAGTAAAGGCCTTAAAGATGAAAGAATAATGACATGGCCCCCTTCCTCACCTGACCTAAACCCTATTGAGAACTTGTGGGCCCTTCCTAAACGGGAGATTTACGGTGAAGGAAAACAGTACACCTCTCTGAACAGTGTCTGGGAGGCTGTggttgctgctgcagaaaaagtTGATCGTCAACAGATCAAGAAACTGACAGAATCCATGAATGGAAGGCTTATTACTGTTATTGAAAAGAAGGGTGGCTATATTGgtcactgattttttttttgaaatgtcagaaatgtttatttgtacatttttcgTTTTTCATTTAGTTGCATCATAATTCTGCACACTAGTAGTTGCCCAATAATTGTGCACACATATATATTCTCCTAAGAAAGCCAAAAcctcacttttattttcttaaatattcaggtttgaggttttttaacattttggatCGACTGAGCACTGTAGttgttcaataataaaatgaatcctcaaaaatacaacttgcctaataattgtgcacacagtgtacacaacacagcaggagattctgcaCTCAGACATACACAGAACACAGAAGGGGTGGTGTGGCAGGCAGAAACAAGACGTGACATGTAAATTCTGCTCCAgggttcatgtgtttttgtttactggACATCAACACAGGCGTCAACCCTCATGACCAAATGCTGTATCGCGGTGCTTTTTTATCTCGagatatatgaaaaaaaaagtggcaTCTGTCGCTTGTTAGAAACGTCaacacacccacccactcacGCTTAATCCTGCGAAGAATCTCCTGATGTGTTGTCACATCGGCTCAATCAGACATTATGCAACTTTTACAAGAGCCTGGCAGGGGAAAGTCCccagaaactctggaggctctcactctgacatttgtgtgtatgtctgaaagcagctaaggTGAGCTAGCGGACGCCCTGCAAATGGAAgcttgagtcctcctgcagcgaTCGCTGGTTTGGTTCCGACCTGGCCCCGTGTTGCGTGTCTGTCAAACAAAAGGCCTGTGTATTCTGACTCATGGTCCTAGTGTTGGTTcacaaagaacaaataaaacaaatgatattctaaaaactttttaaaacacatgttagCATATTTGTTAGAATATTAGTTTGGAAGGTGagacttgtctcagctcatgCTGTTCCATGTTCCAGTTCTAaatctgcctccctctctttcagAAGCTCTTTGAGTCTTTggatctgtctgtctctctgtagttCATCTGGGTCCGTGGATGTTGAGGACAAACTGTCCCCAGCTGGAACCTCATGAGTCTTAGATTTCTGATTGTTTCTGACTGTGAGACAGCTGTTTCCAGATGTTATCACACCTTTTCTAGCAGCTTTTGTTCGTGTCCCTTTTTTACTGATCTGCTCTGTTCTGCATGCCcatttctccagctcctctgactTGAATTTCACTGCAGGCTCCGGAGTACCAGGGACGCAACATGGACACATGGGGCGTTTCCTCGTCCTTCCTATTCTGCTGGTGTTTGTATTCAGGTCCACACAAGTCTGAGACTGTCGAAGGGTTGCTACATCCTGCAACTCTGCGATTTCGTTTGCATTGAGGAAGTCCTCATCAATCGGTTCCACATAGCCaatcaatgttgtgttttcaacacCACATGACGCCCCCTGTGGTGAACAAGACATGACATCTGTGTGAGCAGTTACAGTGGCCGCATCTGCTGGCTTTTCCCATTCAGTTACtacttcctctctcttcacatCAAAGTTCTGGTTTTCACAGGACCTGTAGAAGTCCTGCAGAAAGAGTTCCTTCTCTTTCAACCCATTTGCTGGTTCATGCCGATCCTCTGCTGAGTTTATAAACTCACTACTCCGAGCCTCTGCAAGTCCAGCTGAGGCCTCATCAATCCTCTGCAGGCAAATCTTCACATCAACTGTAATCCCGAACATCTGGCTCAGCTGACGGTCAGCCATTTTACAGGGTGGAGGTGCCGGTGAAGATGTCTGACAACCTGGAGGGGcctgcaaatataaaaatacagacaacTCTTAAAAATGAGAAACAGCGATTCTTTTTAGATACTGA
The sequence above is drawn from the Hippoglossus hippoglossus isolate fHipHip1 chromosome 7, fHipHip1.pri, whole genome shotgun sequence genome and encodes:
- the LOC117765157 gene encoding uncharacterized protein LOC117765157, which gives rise to MKKGNTQSMDSLNRLEIFIPEEADAKTIRLCSLPAVLLKRMGLPLHDSKDSKKLAIWISPAVLRRKGQKLPSNTGKDALENVSSLLGRRFRPLMGPFKMPISSTNRAICNMLKDMNQGKTCKSPTPLCPRDSPPQTGFPAIVIYHGCIYLCISKNNPSKSRQDTPSTHSLSSKSQKKELHNDKRPRKMHTTNKNVPSSKAAAAAPEPAWFHPEGGQEVGANEDSGNCEMQDLASDEAERTSQKDEGVGDVHMERGAVTHNSNQSCTGRESLGATSLVRECDFDELVQEEKIASMKARLRLSEAALNSLHSSQ
- the lrif1 gene encoding ligand-dependent nuclear receptor-interacting factor 1 isoform X2 — its product is MGGDVDPETPADGSSEACSHKQEEAPPGCQTSSPAPPPCKMADRQLSQMFGITVDVKICLQRIDEASAGLAEARSSEFINSAEDRHEPANGLKEKELFLQDFYRSCENQNFDVKREEVVTEWEKPADAATVTAHTDVMSCSPQGASCGVENTTLIGYVEPIDEDFLNANEIAELQDVATLRQSQTCVDLNTNTSRIGRTRKRPMCPCCVPGTPEPAVKFKSEELEKWACRTEQISKKGTRTKAARKGVITSGNSCLTVRNNQKSKTHEVPAGDSLSSTSTDPDELQRDRQIQRLKELLKEREADLELEHGTA